From the Papaver somniferum cultivar HN1 chromosome 2, ASM357369v1, whole genome shotgun sequence genome, the window TTTTTCTCAAATTTTTTGCAATGTATGTATTCCGTTGATGACGTACTGTAAGAGGGAAATTGTGGTCTTCAAGCTAATTTGGGCTCACAAAACTCTTAGAACACTCTCCACACTAAAAGGTCTAAAATCGTCGGGAAACGTAGGCCGTGTACAAGCTTAACTAACCCCTCAACTTTTCATAGAAATGACATTTGCATAGTCCATTGTCCCGTAAGATTGGAATAATTCTGCATAAAATCCCTTCTTTCTCTTAGGATTACAACCCATATCCTTGCACAGCTGATCGTTGTACCAAATATGCAGTACAGCAATACAAGATCTGCGATAGTACTCACCAGAATACCgtttcatgtatttttcccatTCCAGCACATCCTCTTCCATCTCTATCGTACTCGGCAACTTGAATCCATCGTCAAGAAAATGTGCTAACCACCGGCACATCATTTCCGATGTATACAGATTCGAGCCACTTTCGGGATACCCAATTACGGCCAACTGTGGAATTCGCGGATGAATGCACCCTCTGCACACACATAATCTCCTTATAAACTcatatagaaaaatatattgaatctTGATAACAAATTGGTACAACATTCGTCTGGTCATACCTGTATAACGGAACTGTGGAGTTTGAGGAGCCCATAATGCATCTTTGGAATATTGGTGACTTGAAGATATTTTTCAGATTTTCGTCACCCTTATAACCAGTAGCAAGGATCACTGCATCAGTTTCTAGAAGTGCCTCTGCATCATCGCCAAATACCAACCCATCTTTCGAAAAGCTGAACCCATTTGACTTCTTCAAGATGATGCTTCCTTCTTCCACTCTATCGTAAAAATGTTCGGGCACCCTTGAGACCAAGCAAGAAGATAGTTCCCGTGAGAAACTATGTTCTGGTACCATATCGTGTTTCTTTAGGGGAAATTTTGATTTGATATAGCTCTCCACAAACTTTGAAGCTGCCCATCTCTAATTAACAGCATTAAAAATCTTAAGCTGCTATTAAAATTGACATACATAATTAAAAATGGACTAGTCAGTAGTTTTATTACCAGAAGAGAAAGGTAGCTAAGAGACCAAGCATTAGCCCTTCACCAGGTTTATGAACCATAAGCTCAGCAAAACGATTCAAGTATAGCGAACCGAGAGAGACACCCCATGGATGATTATCAGGTAGGTACCAATGCTTGGTTTTGTATATCAACGTACAAGGATTTTCCACGCCTGTAATTTCATTAGCAAAAGAAGCATAATTAGAGGATTCACTACACTATAGAACCAAGTAAATAGTTGCATACCATTGGCAATGGCGCATTCATTAGCAATATCTAAAGCTGACTTCAGAGATCCAACAACCGTAACGCGTTTCCTTTTGATGAACTCTGCAGCATCACAATCATCCATGGCAGAGTAATCCATAGAATGTATAACTTTGCCTCTATTGAAAGCATCTGGACCTCTATTTGGTGGGAAATCAGGAATGTTTGGAACCCCACTAAGCCGTCCAACGCAAAGAATCACAAATTCTACATCATATACTAGATCATCTCCAGCAGCAACAGTGGCAGTGGTAATTTCCCATTTACCTTTACTGAAAGCCTGATCTGCACCACCCCAGCAGTGACTCCATGAAAGCATATCTTGACTTTCTTGTATCACTAAGTCAATGTTTATAACTTTGGTGTTGAATTTGATGTACGGAAGTAGATTGAAATGAAGAGCATAAGATTCTAGATACTCCATTACTTGATTATGATCTGGGTAGTCTTCTTTTACAGAAGAAGGCCATGGAAAATCAGAGAATTGATAACCTTGTCTAGGTGTTTGAAGTTTTGTTGTTTCAATTGTGTGAGTCCAAACTCCACCAAGACCAGATTGAGATTCAAAAACAATGGGTTGAAACCCTTCTTCAAGAACATATTTGCAAGCTAATAACCCACTAACTCCTGCTTCAACTATTCCAATCCTTTTCTCCATTAAACCTTCAAATGGTCAAGGAGAAGAATGCGTACATGGTCGTAATCTACCCGCTACAAGTTAAATATCATGTGTtgttgggttctgaattttctctgtttttttctttttttaactgATTATTTAATTTGAAAAATACGGATATGAACAACAGGTGCTATTATCAAATCAAATTTGCTTCAGTCGCCAAAATGAAATGTAGAACAATTCCGACACATTCAACAACACTGATTTCCTCGTCTTCATTAGAACATTTCTCAGATCATCTGGCTTCCATGTTTTTTCAGCAAATATACTAATTCATTAAGCAAATGATCGTTCCACTAAGAACAACTCATGCAACAAATGCCTATgtaaattttcaaaagaaaacgCTACAAGGACTCCGCCAAATGCTATTTACACACAACACATTTTACCcctttgatttacaaaaaagagAGCAACCACCGCACTGAACCCAAAATTGGTGCAACTCAAGTCAAATCAATGGCATTTGATGTTACCAATAACAAAACTTGGGAACCTTGAGAAAGTTGTTCTTTTCGAAGATCATTTAGCACTTTGGTTAGGGCGCCGATGACACTAATTTAACGACGCAAGGTTAAATTTTCTAGGATATTATTAGATGTGCCGAAGTTGCGACGCTTACCATCAGCTACGTTTGAAAGTCGGAAGCCATAGTTAGGGAGCTGGTGGATCAGACTAGTTTCAAGTAACGTAGCAAAGCTCTTTCCAGGAACTTCAATGTAGATGAATGATACATTCTGCATACCTGCCTTTGAACGATGTGCACGAACTCGGCCTCCAAGATCATCCGTCTGATCAAAAACACAAATTACAGGATTATACATCAAGGGAAAATTCGTGATAAGGAGAACACATTCGACGAGTGGACCACGTAAATTTACACCATCTGTTCTATACGGGTGGTTGAAGTTTTTGGAATTACATAATGATCGATCTGTAACCCAGGTCAAAGATATGAAAACATAATGCAACACTTGAATAAAATGAGAGAGAATACACGACAAGTTTGCGAGCCATGAAGAATCAATATACCTCTCCAACATATAACTTGCCATCGGGTCTGAACAGGACATAAACACAGGAAGAACCTATCACTGATGGAGGTGGCTGTTCTCTGGTAGCGATGGTAGTACACATCAGTTCTGCAGGTTCTGATAGATTCCTATCCTTGCAGAGCTCAATCAACTTCTGCCGACAAATTATGGCAACAGCAGTTGCAACCTCTTTCTCTAAGGTTTCTGTAGGATTCGGAGTCTCACTCTTGCAGTTCAAGGATTTAAGAGTACTTGATCGATCTTCAGCTTCATTGATCCACTCTTTTTCAGAATTTAAATTCTGATGTTGAACCTTCATGGAATTTCTCTGTACACTCAAATCCTTTCCATTGAGCGAGAGGTATAACTCTCCAGCTCTCTGGATCATTGCTTCAGGAATCCCTTCTTTTAGGGCTGTTTCAAAAGCAAGGCTTTCTCTACAAATCCCGTCTATCAATTTCCATGTCGGTTTTGGATGTCCATCGACTATCTCACTACCCATTGCCTTGAATACAGTATTATTTGTTTTCAACGGTAAATCGAAAATACTGTGCAAGTGGGTAGAGACGATACCCAAGCAACCGATGTCATCAAGGGTCTCAATAATGCTTCCTGCAATACAGGTCCCTTTTGACATTTCAGTTCCCCTACAAATTTCATCTACGAGAACGAGGCTTCTTGACGTGGCTCCGGCGATTATGGAACGAATCTCAGACATTTCAATCTGAAAAATTGTGCTATTTCAGTTGAACAGAAGAATGTTTAAATAGCAAAAAAAGAACTGGTGAACACGCGCTCAAATATGAATTAGGAAATGActtgaacaaagaaaaaaattaagaaaataaagaacTATAGCCGCACCTGAAATGAACTTTTCCCATCTGCAGGACTATCATATGATTTCATGTGAAGCATTATAGAATCAAAATGTGGAATCAAGGCGAACTCAGCAGGCACCATCAATCCACATATCCCGAGCAACGCCACTGTGCAAATTGAACGTAGCAAACTTGATTTGCCGCCGCCATTTGGCCCAGTGAGAAGAAACATGGATTCCATTTCCACGGTATTACGTGTTGCACAGCCTTGTACAGCATCAAACCAGTAAGGTGATAAGCCTGATATTTTCATCTTATTGGATCCATTTCCCGAGCTTTTATCCTACGTAATTAACATTAAGCATGTGAATATAAGCTCCCCCTGGAGTCCATGGAAAATTTTCAGAACACAAACATCAAGAAAATGCCTTTATCTTGGATTTTGCATCTGTTAGAGTTGAAAATACATTCTATTAAAATTTTGGTCTAACATCCTCCAAAAACAATGCACTTATCTTCATCAGATTTCTCTCATAAACAGTGACGGAGCCAGGATTGAAGGTAAGACAGCCGATCCAAAAAGAGGATTTAAGGTAAGAGgcggaaaaaagaaaaataaataaataagatccACTGGGTGCAAAATATGAAAGAAAGAGCCAATTTAGGTGGTCTAGGTGAAAAAAAAAGGCATAAACAGACATCAGGAGCCAGTTGGCAAGTAGATGCAGTTGCCCTACTTGGCTCCGCCCCTGCTCATAAAACACTGTTGAATTACATACATGTCAGTTGTCACTACTTGCATCCCTTACCATTTTTGAAGCACAGAAATGCACCACACCTTTTTAACCAACCTCGGCATAATTAACCAAGAAACTTGAGAGGGAATTACAGAATTCATGCATCAGGAGCAATTAAATATCAGACAACAATTACTCATGTGTAAGATACCTTTGTTTCAAGGAACTCGACTAAGGATGGAAAAACCCACTTCCTTCTTCTACCTTCACTGCATAAATTGTCAACGATCAAGATCACGGTAAGGAGTACAAATTGACAAGGATGCATAGGTAAACAATGGCATGCAGAGttaacaattagtaataaatgtgATTTGGAATTCACCTACTTGAATAGTTCTGCCAATGGAAACCGGTGCTTATATTTAAATTAAAAAATTTAGATACAAAGCATGAATAAAATGTAATCATCTGAAGAGAGCTATATAAAATAAAGAATACCAAAAAATTATCTAGATTAAATTTGCAACTTTGGTGTCACTTTTGGTGGCAACATCTTTggttttttaattaaatttgccctttttgagtttaaaaaaaaaaatctatagtaAACAACAGATGAGGATAGATTAATAATAATGCTCTTGTTAAATCTTTAGAATTAGAAACCCAACCTCACATGAGAGAAAAGTGCCTTTGAGATGACAAGCATCATGGAAGTGAAAACAAGAACATTAATTTTAGTTTGCAACTCCATAGAAAGATCCCTCAGTAACTCCAAGACCCTAACCTTCGCCTTGGAACCTGCCTCATGGTACCTGACGGGAGACGACGACAATACATTATTGATCTAGAAACTTAATATTGCAATTCCAAGAATACTTTTAGGTCAATTCATCACTTAATAAAATAAGCATACCTACTTAGAGCATCCCCGACTTTTTTGGTGGTAAACCACTCCTCTCCAACCTTTTTCCCTTTTGAATCTATAGCAGGTCTAAGCTGCTTGATTTGTACTTCCCCAGGGGTACCACCCCATACAGAAGGTGTAAAACGCTTACCCTTGAACCAAACTGCATCATGTTCTCTAGCATACACTATTTCACCTTTTGGACCACCAAGTGGGGCAGATGTAGCTTTTATTCTCGATATTATTGGAAGGAAATCTTCTGTTACCTGAAGTATGAAGCACAAGAAGCATTAGTTGGATCTAGTTTCGGAGTGATAATGTCATCTTGTACAGTTTTTGAAACATTTTCCGCGACATAATAATTCGGCATGGAGCTAAAGCAGATTAAGTAACACACATATCATGCTGCTCAGCATGTTAAGCGCATATATACCTATATCAGTATTTACAATTACTCAACAAGGAAGAAAAAAACAGAACACCTGTCAGAACAAGTGTAGTGATGAGTTGAAGTTCTTAAGAACCTACAGCTAGGGATAAGGCGTCAGCTGCCATCTCCACTTCAGCAAAAACTTCTTCTGCATGGATCCTCTTCACACGACCTTTCCACGAGGACTCCATAGCCTCAAAAAAATCACTCGGAATGACAGCAGAAGAGCTTATTCTTTGATCACTTTCACCATTCAAAGAGATTACTCGGGCAATTATCTTAGAAACCCACTTGCACTCGCTCACCTATAAGCCGGCAAAAGAATAACAACTTGAAACTTTAGATGTTTTAATCTTGAGGGTAATTATAACAACACGATGACCGTGCTATTTGACCTTAGATGTTTAAACAAGAAATTGGATAATGTAATGTATAGAGAATGAAAC encodes:
- the LOC113354210 gene encoding LOW QUALITY PROTEIN: probable flavin-containing monooxygenase 1 (The sequence of the model RefSeq protein was modified relative to this genomic sequence to represent the inferred CDS: substituted 3 bases at 3 genomic stop codons), with product MEKRIGIVEAGVSGLLACKYVLEEGFQPIVFESQSGLGGVWTHTIETTKLQTPRQGYQFSDFPWPSSVKEDYPDHNQVMEYLESYALHFNLLPYIKFNTKVINIDLVIQESQDMLSWSHCWGGADQAFSKGKWEITTATVAAGDDLVYDVEFVILCVGRLSGVPNIPDFPPNRGPDAFNRGKVIHSMDYSAMDDCDAAEFIKRKRVTVVGSLKSALDIANECAIANGVENPCTLIYKTKHWYLPDNHPWGVSLGSLYLNRFAELMVHKPGEGLMLGLLATFLFWXXNYXLRWAASKFVESYIKSKFPLKKHDMVPEHSFSRELSSCLVSRVPEHFYDRVEEGSIILKKSNGFSFSKDGLVFGDDAEALLETDAVILATGYKGDENLKNIFKSPIFQRCIMGSSNSTVPLYRGCIHPRIPQLAVIGYPESGSNLYTSEMMCRWLAHFLDDGFKLPSTIEMEEDVLEWEKYMKRYSGEYYRRSCIAVLHIWYNDQLCKDMGCNPKRKKGFYAELFQSYGTMDYANVISMKS
- the LOC113354211 gene encoding DNA mismatch repair protein MSH1, mitochondrial-like, whose translation is MHWVTAKTLMTSLPRLRPVLITSSSSPLPLKGSVNSSESVRIVNPNTNANTYTTVKKKVKETKRFLEEKHESHIMWWKQKLQECRKQTTIELLKRLDYTNLLGVDVNLRNARLKEGTLNWEMLQFKSRFPHEVLLCRVGEFYEAIGIDACVLVEYAGLNPFGGLRSDSIPRAGCPVMNLRQTLDDLTSCGYSVCIVEEVQGPTQARSRKSRFISGHAHPGSPYVFGLAGVDHDVDFPEPMPVVGVSRSAKGYCIVSVLETMKTFSLEDGLTEEAIVTKLHTCRHHHLYLHTSLRDNSSGSSSWGKYGEGGLLWGECSGKHFEWFDGNPVAEILCKVREIYGLDHEVEFQNVTVSSGKRPRPLHLGTASQIGAIPTDGIPSLLKVLLPSSCGGLPIQYLRDLLLNPPPYAIASSIQEACKLMSTVACSIPEFTCESPAKLVKLLESREANHIEFCKIKNLVDDILQMNRNSDLDIILRLLLDPTWVATGLKIEHDTMVSECKWVSKIIARVISLNGESDQRISSSAVIPSDFFEAMESSWKGRVKRIHAEEVFAEVEMAADALSLAVTEDFLPIISRIKATSAPLGGPKGEIVYAREHDAVWFKGKRFTPSVWGGTPGEVQIKQLRPAIDSKGKKVGEEWFTTKKVGDALSRYHEAGSKAKVRVLELLRDLSMELQTKINVLVFTSMMLVISKALFSHVSEGRRRKWVFPSLVEFLETKDKSSGNGSNKMKISGLSPYWFDAVQGCATRNTVEMESMFLLTGPNGGGKSSLLRSICTVALLGICGLMVPAEFALIPHFDSIMLHMKSYDSPADGKSSFQIEMSEIRSIIAGATSRSLVLVDEICRGTEMSKGTCIAGSIIETLDDIGCLGIVSTHLHSIFDLPLKTNNTVFKAMGSEIVDGHPKPTWKLIDGICRESLAFETALKEGIPEAMIQRAGELYLSLNGKDLSVQRNSMKVQHQNLNSEKEWINEAEDRSSTLKSLNCKSETPNPTETLEKEVATAVAIICRQKLIELCKDRNLSEPAELMCTTIATREQPPPSVIGSSCVYVLFRPDGKLYVGETDDLGGRVRAHRSKAGMQNVSFIYIEVPGKSFATLLETSLIHQLPNYGFRLSNVADGKRRNFGTSNNILENLTLRR